The sequence below is a genomic window from Chondrinema litorale.
TGTATGCAGGAGTTCTTGGTTTGGCTCATGGAATTTACGACTTATGCAAAAATATTGATTTAGCACACAACAATGTAAAACTCAGCATTTACGGAGAAGGCTTTGATAAAAAGAAAATAGAATCTTTTATAGAATCTAACCCACAAAAAAACATATTGCTCAATTCAATGATAGATCAGCAGCAGTTAATAAAAAAGATGCAAGATGCTGACATCATTCTAATAGCACAAAAAACCAGAATTTACGGTACTGTTCCTTCTAAAATATATGAGGCAATGGCTTTGGGAAAACCGGTACTTTTCCATGGAGCTGGAGAAGGCGCAGACATTATCAGACAAGCCGATTGTGGTCTTATCTCTCATCCTTCAGACTTTGAGCAATTAAATAAAAACTTAAATACGCTACTTAACTGCAACGTTATTGTGAGAGATAACATGGGTAAAAGAGGCCGTGAAGCGGCACTAAAATATTACAATCGTAAAATCCAACTGAATAATTTGATAAATACACTTAAAAGTGTAGAATTGGGGAAGTCAAACACCAATCCTCAAAAATTCTATGCTAAAAATATTTTTTAAAAATGATAAAGCATTTGAACTAACCAAAGATGCTACTGGTAACTATACCATAAACAACGAAAACAAGAAATTCGATATCAGCGAAATTTCCGAAGAACAATTCCATATAATCGCTGATAATAAAAGCTTCTCCGCCGAAATTCTCGAACACAATCCTGTTGAAAAAACATTTACAGTAAAAGTTAATGGCAAAATAACCACACTTAAAGTTAAAAGTGAGATGGATTTGTTGTTAGAAAAAATGGGAATTAATAACATGGCAGTTCAGGCTATTAAAGATATTAAAGCTCCTATGCCAGGAAAAATATTAAGTATTGCATGTAATGTGGGAGATGAATTGAAAAAAGGAGATAAAGTCTTAATTTTGGAGGCTATGAAGATGGAAAACATACTAAAATCTCCGGGAGATGGTAAAGTGAAAGCTATTAAAGTTGAAACTGGAGAAAATGTTGAAAAAAATCAAATTTTGATCTTATTTGAATGATATTACAGGCGTATTTGGAGAAAGGAAAAATTGAAGCAGGATTAGACGAAGCAGGAAGAGGAAGTCTTGCCGGACCAGTAGTAGCTGCAGCAGTAATTTTACCAGAAGAGTTTGACTTACCGGGTCTTAGAGACTCAAAAAAACTCTCTTACAGACAAAGAAATAAACTTAGAGAATTAATTAAAGAACAAGCCATAGCTTGGGCCGTTGGAGAAGCGTCTCCAAAAGAGATTGATCAAATAAATATTTCTCAGGCTACTTTTCTAGCTATGCATAGAGCTTTAAAAAAAATTAAACAACCAGCAATCGATCACTTATTAGTCGATGGGTTGTACTTTAAAGCTTATAAAAAGATACCTCATCACTGTATTGTAAAAGGAGATTCTAAGATGGCAGCAATTGCTTCTGCTTCGATTTTAGCTAAAACTCACAGAGATGATAAGATGATAAAACTGGCCAAAAAATTTACTGAATACGGCTGGGATCATAATGTAGGTTACCCCACTTTAGAACATAGAAGCGCGATTGAACGTTTTGGAGTTACAGACTGGCACAGAAGATCTTTTAAGATGCTGGCAGATAAATGAGTAAGTAAATATGACATGACCATTCCTCAACTTCTAAAAAAAGTTCTTAATATAAAAACTAAACCACAACCCATAGCTCTGGTACTTTCTAGTGGTGGAGCAAGGGGCTTCGCACATATTGGAGTAATCAACGAGCTTCTAAAAAATAACTTTGAGATTACCTCCATAGCAGGTACATCTATGGGTTCTATTATAGCTGGTATCTACGCCGCAGGTAAGTTAGATGAATTTACCGAATGGGCTTGTAGTGTTAATCGAATGGGTTTGTTTAAACTCGTAGATTTTACTTTTTCTACCAGAGGATTTATAAGAGGTGATCGCGTATTAAACGAAATTAAAAAAATTGTTGGCGATCTCAATATTGAAGACCTCAATATACCTTATGTAGCAGTAGCCACTGATATACACAGCCAAAAAGAAGTGATATTCAGAGAAGGATGCTTGTTTGAAGCTATGCGTGCGTCTATGGCAATCCCTACTATTTTCACTCCTTCTGAGTTAAACGGCAGAGAGTTGATCGATGGAGGGATATTGAACCCAGTTCCTGTTGATTTGATTGATAGACATGAAGGAGACTTTCTAGTTGTAGTAAATGTAAATGCCAATGTGTCTGACGAAAGTGACATCATTGTACAAGCTTTTCCATCTGAAAAAGGGAATGGAGTATCAAAAAATGGAAAAACCACAAAACCCAAAAGGCAATATGGTTTCTTTGATTTGCTGACCAGTTCTTTTGATCTAACTCAAGACAAACTAACCGATATGATTCTGGAGAAGCATAAGCCAGATATTTTGATTAATGTTTCTAGAAATGTTTGCAGTACGTTCGATTTCCACAGAGGTGCAGAAATAATTGAAGTAGGAAAAGAAGCTTTTAAGAATAGAATAATTTATTGAGAAAAAGCTATCCTGTATAAATTACAAGATAGCTTTTTTGATTATAGGATTTTCATTTCATTGATTTAGCAAACGATAGATCAATATAGCAGTTCTTTTTGTAAGTGCTTCTACTGTGTTTAAATTAACCGTTTCTTGTGGAGTATGTGCATGCTCTCCCATTGTTCCTAATCCATCTAAACAATCTACATACTCAGCCACAAAAGAAACATCGGCAGCACCTCTTTTACCCGGATCGAACCCTTCTACTTTACCATAACCTAAATCTATACTAACTTGGCTAAGTTGCTCAAGAAGCTTCTGGTTTCCTTCTGTAGGTTCCATTGCTGGGTAGCTATCTGTAAAAGAAATTTTAGCTGAAGTATGAGGCAAGTTATTTTTTACTACTTCACGCATTTTTGCACGTGCAGACTCTTTTTGCTCTTCTGAAATAAATCTTAAACCACCTCTTACCATAGCAGTTTGAGCTACTACATTCGATTTACCAAAAGCATTTCCTTTACTAGTGTTCTCGTCAAAATCTACGAATGTTCCACCTAACAATACTCCAGGGTTAAAAGTAAGATACTCCTCTCCTCTTACATTGGTGTAAAACTCACTTAAAATACGAGACATTTCAAAGATAGCTCCTGCACCAACTTCATCTCTAAATATTGCAGAAGAGTGTGCACGCTTACCTTCAACTTCTACCATCCATCCAGAAGCTCCTCTTCTAGCAACTGTAGCATAGCTAAAACCAGAAGAGTTTTCAAAACCTAAAGCTATATCACTTCGCTTTGCAGCCTCAATTAGATCTTTTCTACTAATTGATAATGGCTTTCCTGAACTTTCTTCATCACCTGTATAGGCAGCTATAATCTGAGCATCGTCTAATAACCCGTTTTCATATAATGCTTTAAGTGCATATAGCATAATTACATCTCCACCCTTCATGTCATTACCACCCGGTGCATGAGCGATACTGTCGTTTACCATTTCAAATTTTTGGAAAGGACTGTCTTTTTCAAATACCGTATCAAGGTGACCGATAAGTAATATTTTCTTCCCTTTACTTCCTGAAGTTTCTGCAAATAAATGCCCTGCTCTATTCATCTCTGCGGGCATGTCAATCCAGGTAGTTTTAAATTTAATAGCATCATATGCTGCTTTAAACTCCATGCCTACTTCTTTTACACCAGCAGCATTGAGAGTTCCACTATTAATATTCACCACTTTCTTTAAAAACTCAATAGCTTCCTCATTGTTTGCTTCAATAGATTGCAATATCTTTTTTTCTTTCTT
It includes:
- a CDS encoding patatin-like phospholipase family protein, which codes for MTIPQLLKKVLNIKTKPQPIALVLSSGGARGFAHIGVINELLKNNFEITSIAGTSMGSIIAGIYAAGKLDEFTEWACSVNRMGLFKLVDFTFSTRGFIRGDRVLNEIKKIVGDLNIEDLNIPYVAVATDIHSQKEVIFREGCLFEAMRASMAIPTIFTPSELNGRELIDGGILNPVPVDLIDRHEGDFLVVVNVNANVSDESDIIVQAFPSEKGNGVSKNGKTTKPKRQYGFFDLLTSSFDLTQDKLTDMILEKHKPDILINVSRNVCSTFDFHRGAEIIEVGKEAFKNRIIY
- a CDS encoding ribonuclease HII encodes the protein MILQAYLEKGKIEAGLDEAGRGSLAGPVVAAAVILPEEFDLPGLRDSKKLSYRQRNKLRELIKEQAIAWAVGEASPKEIDQINISQATFLAMHRALKKIKQPAIDHLLVDGLYFKAYKKIPHHCIVKGDSKMAAIASASILAKTHRDDKMIKLAKKFTEYGWDHNVGYPTLEHRSAIERFGVTDWHRRSFKMLADK
- a CDS encoding biotin/lipoyl-containing protein, with protein sequence MLKIFFKNDKAFELTKDATGNYTINNENKKFDISEISEEQFHIIADNKSFSAEILEHNPVEKTFTVKVNGKITTLKVKSEMDLLLEKMGINNMAVQAIKDIKAPMPGKILSIACNVGDELKKGDKVLILEAMKMENILKSPGDGKVKAIKVETGENVEKNQILILFE
- a CDS encoding M20/M25/M40 family metallo-hydrolase is translated as MKLQQSLWLLLLTLFSLPISAQKITKKEKKILQSIEANNEEAIEFLKKVVNINSGTLNAAGVKEVGMEFKAAYDAIKFKTTWIDMPAEMNRAGHLFAETSGSKGKKILLIGHLDTVFEKDSPFQKFEMVNDSIAHAPGGNDMKGGDVIMLYALKALYENGLLDDAQIIAAYTGDEESSGKPLSISRKDLIEAAKRSDIALGFENSSGFSYATVARRGASGWMVEVEGKRAHSSAIFRDEVGAGAIFEMSRILSEFYTNVRGEEYLTFNPGVLLGGTFVDFDENTSKGNAFGKSNVVAQTAMVRGGLRFISEEQKESARAKMREVVKNNLPHTSAKISFTDSYPAMEPTEGNQKLLEQLSQVSIDLGYGKVEGFDPGKRGAADVSFVAEYVDCLDGLGTMGEHAHTPQETVNLNTVEALTKRTAILIYRLLNQ